The Pantoea phytobeneficialis genome has a segment encoding these proteins:
- a CDS encoding MFS transporter, which translates to MNASHQGLSSALVALMSVATGLAVASNYYVQPLLDTIAHQFNLSVSLAGFIVTTAQLGYACGLLLLVPLGDMLERRALIVSMSLLAAGGMMITALSPSLPLMLLGTVVTGLFSVVAQILVPLAATLAAPEKRGKVVGTVMSGLLLGILLARTAAGALAQLAGWRSVYWTASVLMILMALALWRYLPRYKQNVPLNYPQLLRSIFSLYAANRVIRTRALTGCLSFANFSMLWTSMAFLLSAQPYGFNEGEIGLLGLVGAAGALAARQAGSLADKGKAKLTTSTGLMIMLAAWGVTALGAHHLLALIIGILLLDLAVQAVHITNQSVIYRHKPEARNRLNAGYMTSYFIGGALGSIISANAFHHAGWYGVCGAGVLLTTINLLIWWRNARYESV; encoded by the coding sequence ATGAATGCTTCCCATCAGGGCCTCAGTTCTGCCCTGGTCGCGCTGATGTCGGTCGCGACTGGCCTTGCCGTCGCCAGCAACTACTATGTCCAGCCGCTGCTGGATACCATCGCCCACCAGTTTAATCTCTCCGTCAGCCTCGCCGGCTTTATCGTCACCACCGCCCAACTCGGTTATGCCTGTGGCCTGCTGTTGCTGGTACCACTCGGCGATATGCTGGAACGGCGCGCCCTGATTGTTTCTATGAGCCTGCTCGCGGCCGGTGGCATGATGATCACCGCGCTCTCCCCTTCCCTGCCGTTAATGCTGCTGGGCACGGTAGTGACCGGGCTGTTTTCTGTCGTGGCACAAATTCTGGTGCCTCTTGCGGCCACCCTCGCAGCGCCCGAGAAACGCGGCAAAGTAGTAGGAACGGTAATGAGCGGTTTATTGCTCGGTATCCTGCTGGCACGAACCGCCGCAGGTGCGCTAGCGCAACTGGCTGGCTGGCGCAGCGTTTACTGGACCGCCAGCGTATTGATGATCCTGATGGCACTGGCGCTGTGGCGTTATCTGCCACGCTATAAGCAGAATGTCCCACTTAATTACCCGCAGTTGTTACGCTCCATCTTCAGCCTGTACGCCGCTAACCGGGTGATACGTACCCGCGCGTTAACCGGCTGCCTCTCTTTCGCCAATTTCAGCATGCTCTGGACCTCCATGGCGTTCCTGCTATCAGCGCAACCTTATGGTTTTAATGAAGGGGAGATTGGTCTGCTGGGTCTGGTGGGTGCCGCAGGGGCACTGGCGGCACGTCAGGCCGGTAGTCTGGCTGATAAAGGGAAAGCCAAACTGACCACCAGCACCGGGTTGATGATTATGTTAGCGGCGTGGGGTGTAACCGCGCTGGGGGCACACCATTTGCTGGCACTGATTATCGGTATTTTGCTGCTCGACTTAGCGGTGCAGGCAGTACATATCACTAACCAAAGCGTGATTTATCGTCATAAACCAGAGGCGCGCAACCGCCTGAATGCCGGCTATATGACCAGTTATTTTATCGGTGGTGCGCTGGGTTCAATCATCTCGGCGAACGCATTTCATCATGCAGGCTGGTATGGCGTTTGTGGAGCCGGTGTGCTGCTCACCACAATTAACCTGTTGATTTGGTGGCGCAATGCGCGCTACGAAAGTGTTTAG
- the nrdI gene encoding class Ib ribonucleoside-diphosphate reductase assembly flavoprotein NrdI, which translates to MFPLVYFSSQSENTHRFIIRLGLPARRIPIDSTQRLHIDQPYILVVPSYGGGSARGAVPGQVIQFLNDEANRRGIRGVIAAGNRNFGAGFCLAGDIIAQKCQVPYLYRFELMGTPDDIANVKAGVTQFWQRQTPSMAQDLTTTP; encoded by the coding sequence ATGTTTCCACTGGTGTACTTTTCCAGCCAGTCGGAAAACACGCACCGATTTATCATACGTCTGGGCCTGCCTGCACGACGAATACCCATCGACAGCACGCAGCGCCTGCATATCGACCAGCCCTACATTCTGGTGGTGCCGAGCTATGGCGGCGGCAGTGCCAGAGGGGCGGTGCCCGGACAAGTGATCCAATTCCTCAATGATGAAGCTAACCGACGCGGTATCCGCGGGGTGATTGCTGCCGGCAACCGCAACTTCGGAGCGGGATTCTGCCTGGCAGGCGACATCATTGCGCAGAAATGTCAGGTTCCCTATCTCTACCGCTTTGAGTTGATGGGAACCCCCGACGATATCGCTAATGTAAAAGCGGGAGTGACCCAATTTTGGCAACGACAGACACCCTCAATGGCGCAGGACTTGACTACCACGCCCTGA
- a CDS encoding DUF883 family protein, with amino-acid sequence MFNRTSKNEASDINQDVNELADSLEALLKSYGSEAKDEVENARSKAQSLLKQTRAKLNGNNRVSQAARDASYQVDAYVHDKPWHGVGIGAAVGLVIGALLVSRR; translated from the coding sequence ATGTTTAACCGAACCAGTAAAAACGAGGCCTCTGATATCAATCAGGATGTGAACGAGCTGGCTGATTCGCTGGAAGCATTGCTGAAATCGTACGGCAGCGAAGCCAAAGATGAAGTGGAAAACGCACGCAGTAAAGCACAATCGCTGCTGAAACAGACGCGCGCGAAACTGAACGGTAACAACCGGGTTTCCCAGGCCGCGCGTGACGCGAGTTACCAGGTTGATGCGTATGTACATGATAAACCCTGGCACGGTGTCGGCATTGGTGCCGCGGTCGGTCTGGTGATTGGTGCGCTGCTGGTCTCGCGCCGCTAA
- the nrdE gene encoding class 1b ribonucleoside-diphosphate reductase subunit alpha, with protein sequence MATTDTLNGAGLDYHALNAMLNLYDADGRIQFDKDHEATHQFFLQHVAPNTVPFASAAERLRYLVAEGYYEAEVLNQYDFAFLCQLHDEADAWGFRFHTFLGAWKFYTSYTLKTFDGKRYLETFEQRACMVALTLARGNESLARELLAEMLSGRFQPATPTFLNCGKQQRGELVSCFLLRIEDNMESIGRAVNSALQLSKRGGGVAFLLSNLRESGAPIKRIENQSSGVIPVMKMLEDAFSYANQLGARQGAGAVWLNAHHPDILRFLDTKRENADEKIRIKTLSLGVVIPDVTFRLAKENREMALFSPYDVERIYGKAFGDISISEHYDEMLADDRIRKTFIQPRDFFQTLAEIQFESGYPYIMYEDSVNRSNPIAGRINMSNLCSEILQVNSASEFHDDLSYRRVGKDISCNLGSLNIAHAMDSRNLAQTVEVAVRALTAVSDMSEINSVPSVAEGNRRSHAIGLGQMNLHGYLAREGMAYGSQEALDFTNLYFYCVTYHAVRTSNLLAQERKQNFDGFAQSTYASGAYFDKYTERAWQPRTARVAQLFADAGIALPSQADWQALREAVMTHGLYNQNLQAIPPTGSISYINHATSSIHPIVSRIEIRKEGKTGRVYYPAPFMTNDNLDFYQDAYQIGPEAIIDTYAEATQHVDQGLSLTLFFRDDVTTRDINKAQIYAWKKGIKTLYYIRLRQMALQGTEVQGCVSCAL encoded by the coding sequence TTGGCAACGACAGACACCCTCAATGGCGCAGGACTTGACTACCACGCCCTGAACGCGATGCTGAACCTGTATGACGCCGATGGCCGCATCCAGTTCGATAAAGACCACGAAGCCACGCATCAGTTTTTCCTGCAACATGTTGCGCCCAATACCGTGCCTTTCGCCTCTGCGGCGGAACGCCTGCGCTATCTGGTGGCTGAAGGCTACTACGAAGCTGAGGTACTGAATCAGTACGATTTCGCCTTCCTGTGCCAGCTGCACGACGAAGCTGATGCCTGGGGTTTCCGTTTTCATACCTTCCTGGGGGCGTGGAAGTTCTACACCAGCTACACGCTGAAAACCTTTGACGGCAAGCGTTACCTCGAAACCTTTGAACAGCGCGCCTGCATGGTGGCGCTGACGCTGGCACGCGGTAACGAATCCCTGGCGCGCGAACTGCTGGCAGAGATGCTGAGCGGTCGCTTCCAGCCTGCAACGCCCACCTTCCTGAACTGCGGTAAACAGCAACGCGGTGAGTTGGTTTCCTGCTTCCTGCTGCGTATCGAAGACAATATGGAATCGATTGGCCGTGCGGTGAACTCCGCATTGCAGCTCTCCAAACGTGGCGGCGGCGTGGCATTTTTGCTGTCGAACCTGCGAGAGTCCGGCGCACCGATCAAGCGTATCGAGAACCAATCTTCCGGCGTGATTCCGGTTATGAAGATGCTGGAAGATGCGTTTTCTTACGCTAACCAACTGGGAGCACGTCAGGGTGCGGGCGCAGTGTGGCTGAATGCCCATCACCCGGATATCCTGCGTTTCCTCGATACCAAGCGTGAGAACGCCGACGAGAAAATTCGCATCAAAACGCTGTCCCTCGGCGTGGTGATCCCGGACGTCACTTTCCGTCTGGCAAAAGAAAATCGTGAGATGGCGCTGTTTTCGCCGTATGACGTGGAACGCATCTACGGTAAGGCTTTTGGCGACATCAGCATCAGCGAACATTACGATGAGATGCTGGCCGACGACCGCATTCGCAAAACCTTTATTCAGCCGCGTGATTTCTTCCAGACGCTGGCGGAGATTCAGTTCGAATCCGGCTATCCCTACATCATGTATGAGGATAGCGTCAACCGCAGCAACCCGATTGCCGGCCGCATCAATATGAGCAATCTGTGCTCGGAGATTTTGCAGGTCAACAGCGCCAGCGAGTTCCATGACGACCTGAGTTATCGCCGTGTCGGCAAAGATATCTCCTGTAACCTGGGTTCGCTCAACATCGCGCATGCGATGGATTCACGCAATCTGGCGCAGACCGTGGAAGTCGCGGTGCGAGCCCTGACTGCCGTGTCGGATATGAGCGAGATTAACTCGGTGCCCTCGGTGGCTGAAGGCAACCGCCGTTCACACGCGATTGGTCTTGGTCAGATGAACCTGCATGGCTATCTGGCGCGCGAAGGCATGGCTTACGGTTCACAAGAGGCGCTGGATTTCACCAATCTCTATTTTTACTGTGTCACTTATCATGCGGTGCGCACCTCTAACCTGCTGGCACAGGAGCGTAAACAGAATTTTGATGGTTTTGCACAATCCACCTATGCCAGCGGCGCGTACTTCGACAAGTACACCGAACGGGCCTGGCAACCGCGTACTGCACGGGTAGCGCAACTGTTTGCTGATGCTGGCATTGCCCTACCCAGCCAGGCTGACTGGCAGGCATTGCGTGAAGCGGTGATGACGCACGGTCTGTATAACCAGAATCTCCAGGCGATTCCGCCCACCGGTTCGATCTCATACATCAACCACGCGACCTCCAGCATTCACCCGATCGTGTCACGGATTGAGATTCGCAAAGAGGGTAAAACCGGCCGTGTTTACTATCCGGCCCCGTTTATGACCAATGACAATCTGGATTTCTATCAGGATGCCTACCAGATTGGCCCGGAAGCGATTATTGATACCTACGCCGAAGCGACCCAACACGTCGACCAGGGACTTTCTCTGACGCTGTTCTTCCGTGATGACGTCACCACGCGTGATATCAACAAAGCGCAGATCTACGCGTGGAAGAAAGGCATCAAAACGCTTTATTACATTCGACTGCGCCAGATGGCGCTTCAAGGCACTGAGGTGCAGGGCTGCGTCTCCTGCGCGCTGTGA
- the proW gene encoding glycine betaine/L-proline ABC transporter permease ProW, with amino-acid sequence MSEQNSNPWDSASQTTQAATPDSSATDPWSTGASAPASPGTHEAASNAASNSDWLSSAPSPQPEHFNILDPFHKTLIPLDSWVTHGIDWVVNHFRPVFQGIRVPVDYILSAFQQLLLGMPAPVALVVFALIAWQIASPAMGIATLISLVLIGAIGAWSQAMVTLALVLTALLFCIIIGLPLGIWLARSERAARIIRPLLDAMQTTPAFVYLVPIVMLFGIGNVPGVVVTIIFALPPIVRLTILGIKQVPADLIEASESFGASPRQMLFKVQLPLAMPTIMAGVNQTLMLALSMVVIASMIAVGGLGQMVLRGIGRLDMGLATVGGVGIVILAIILDRLTQSVGRDSRSRGNRHWYSSGPVGLLMRPFSKKP; translated from the coding sequence ATGAGTGAACAAAATAGCAATCCGTGGGATAGCGCCAGTCAGACTACGCAGGCGGCCACTCCCGACAGTAGCGCAACCGATCCCTGGTCAACCGGGGCCAGCGCACCGGCAAGCCCCGGCACGCATGAGGCCGCCAGCAACGCCGCCAGCAACAGCGACTGGTTAAGCAGCGCACCTTCGCCGCAGCCGGAACATTTCAATATTCTGGATCCGTTCCATAAGACGCTGATCCCGCTCGATAGCTGGGTGACTCACGGCATCGACTGGGTGGTAAACCACTTCCGCCCGGTGTTCCAGGGCATCCGTGTGCCGGTGGATTATATCCTCAGTGCCTTCCAGCAACTGCTGCTGGGTATGCCTGCGCCGGTCGCGCTGGTGGTGTTCGCGCTGATCGCCTGGCAGATCGCCAGCCCGGCAATGGGTATCGCGACCCTGATTTCGCTGGTGTTGATTGGCGCAATTGGTGCCTGGTCACAAGCGATGGTGACGCTGGCGCTGGTGCTCACCGCCCTGTTGTTCTGCATCATTATCGGTCTGCCGCTCGGCATCTGGCTGGCACGCAGCGAACGCGCGGCGCGCATCATCCGACCACTGCTGGATGCGATGCAAACCACACCAGCCTTCGTCTATCTGGTGCCAATTGTCATGCTGTTCGGCATCGGTAATGTGCCGGGCGTAGTGGTGACCATTATCTTTGCCTTGCCGCCGATTGTGCGTCTGACGATTCTCGGCATTAAACAGGTTCCGGCAGATTTGATCGAAGCCAGTGAGTCCTTTGGTGCCAGCCCGCGTCAGATGTTGTTTAAAGTGCAACTGCCACTGGCGATGCCGACCATTATGGCTGGCGTTAACCAGACGCTGATGCTGGCGCTGTCGATGGTGGTGATCGCCTCGATGATCGCCGTCGGTGGTCTTGGCCAGATGGTGCTGCGCGGTATCGGTCGCCTCGATATGGGCCTCGCCACCGTGGGCGGTGTGGGTATCGTGATCCTCGCCATTATTCTTGATCGTCTGACCCAATCGGTGGGTCGCGACAGCCGCAGCCGTGGCAATCGCCACTGGTACAGCAGTGGCCCGGTTGGCCTGCTGATGCGCCCTTTCAGTAAAAAGCCCTGA
- the mprA gene encoding transcriptional repressor MprA, whose product MESSFTPIEQMLNIRATRHKDFPLQEIILTRLCMHMQGKLLDNRNKMLKAQGINETLFMALITLDAQENQSIQPSELSSALGSSRTNATRIADELEKRGWIERRESDNDRRCLHLHLTEKGNEFLRQLLPPQHQSLQYLWSSLSSDEQGQLEAITRKLLNRLDKMDEEQLIASLSR is encoded by the coding sequence ATGGAAAGTTCGTTTACTCCCATAGAGCAGATGCTAAACATCCGTGCTACTCGCCATAAAGATTTTCCATTGCAGGAGATCATCCTGACGCGTCTGTGCATGCATATGCAGGGCAAACTGCTGGATAATCGCAACAAAATGTTGAAGGCGCAGGGAATTAACGAAACCTTATTCATGGCGCTGATCACCCTTGATGCGCAGGAAAATCAGAGCATCCAGCCTTCTGAACTGAGTTCTGCTCTCGGATCTTCCCGTACCAACGCCACACGTATTGCTGATGAGCTGGAAAAACGTGGCTGGATTGAGCGTCGCGAAAGTGACAACGACCGTCGCTGCCTGCATCTGCATCTGACTGAGAAAGGTAACGAATTTTTACGCCAGCTGCTGCCACCTCAGCACCAGAGCCTGCAATATCTTTGGTCGTCGCTCTCCTCAGACGAGCAAGGACAGCTGGAAGCGATTACCCGTAAGCTGCTTAACCGCCTCGACAAAATGGATGAAGAGCAACTCATCGCCTCCCTGTCACGCTAA
- the proV gene encoding glycine betaine/L-proline ABC transporter ATP-binding protein ProV gives MAIKLEVKNLYKIFGDHPERAFKHIERGEGKEAILAKTGLSLGVKDASLAIEEGEIFVIMGLSGSGKSTMVRLLNRLIEPTRGQVIIDGVDIAKISDAELREVRRNKISMVFQSFALMPHLTVLNNTAFGMELAGVALQERQEKALEALRQVGLENYAHAYPDELSGGMRQRVGLARALAINPDILLMDEAFSALDPLIRTEMQDELVKLQAKHQRTIVFISHDLDEAMRIGDRIAIMQGGEVVQVGTPDEILNNPANDYVRTFFRGVDISHVFSAKDIARRSAGALIRKAAGLGPRSAIKLLQDEDRDFGYVLEKQKFVGVVSTDSLKAALAAGEGLDNALLDIPAVPADTSLNDLLSHVAQAPCAVPVVGEENQYVGVISKSTLLRALDREGA, from the coding sequence ATGGCAATTAAACTCGAAGTAAAGAATTTATATAAGATATTTGGTGATCACCCGGAAAGGGCATTTAAACATATTGAACGCGGTGAGGGTAAAGAGGCAATTCTGGCGAAAACCGGACTTTCTCTCGGCGTAAAAGATGCCAGTCTGGCCATTGAAGAAGGCGAGATCTTCGTCATCATGGGGCTTTCAGGTTCAGGTAAGTCCACCATGGTTCGCCTTCTCAATCGTCTGATCGAGCCGACACGCGGCCAGGTGATTATTGATGGCGTCGATATTGCCAAAATATCCGACGCCGAACTGCGCGAAGTGCGCAGAAATAAGATCAGCATGGTATTCCAGTCATTTGCTCTGATGCCACATCTGACGGTATTAAATAATACCGCCTTCGGCATGGAATTAGCGGGCGTAGCATTGCAGGAGCGTCAGGAAAAAGCGCTGGAAGCATTGCGTCAGGTCGGACTGGAGAATTATGCCCATGCATACCCGGATGAACTTTCCGGTGGTATGCGTCAGCGCGTCGGATTAGCCCGTGCGCTGGCAATCAATCCCGATATTTTGTTGATGGACGAAGCCTTCTCTGCACTTGATCCGCTTATTCGTACTGAAATGCAGGATGAGTTGGTAAAATTGCAGGCAAAACATCAACGTACCATTGTCTTTATTTCCCACGATCTCGATGAAGCGATGCGTATTGGCGATCGCATTGCCATTATGCAGGGCGGTGAAGTGGTCCAGGTCGGCACACCGGATGAAATATTGAATAATCCAGCCAACGATTATGTGCGAACCTTCTTCCGTGGCGTCGATATCAGCCATGTGTTCAGCGCCAAAGATATTGCGCGACGCAGCGCGGGTGCGCTGATCCGTAAAGCGGCGGGTCTTGGCCCACGATCTGCGATCAAGTTGTTGCAGGATGAAGATCGCGATTTTGGCTATGTACTGGAAAAACAAAAATTTGTTGGCGTGGTTTCAACCGATTCGCTGAAAGCGGCTCTGGCCGCAGGCGAGGGTCTGGACAACGCGCTGTTGGATATTCCGGCGGTTCCGGCGGACACCTCACTGAATGATCTGCTCTCCCATGTGGCGCAGGCACCTTGTGCCGTACCGGTGGTAGGTGAAGAAAATCAGTATGTTGGTGTGATATCGAAAAGCACGCTGCTGCGCGCTTTAGACCGTGAAGGAGCCTGA
- the nrdF gene encoding class 1b ribonucleoside-diphosphate reductase subunit beta: MRLNQIQAINWNRIQDEKDLEVWNRLTSNFWLPEKVPLSNDLPAWQTLDKQQQQLTIRVFTGLTLLDTIQNVIGAPGLMEDALTPHEEAVLSNVSFMEAVHARSYSSIFSTLCNTADVDAAYRWSEENEALQNKAKIVLEHYRADDPLKKKIASVFLESFLFYSGFWLPMYWSSRGKLTNTADLIRLIIRDEAVHGYYIGYKYQKALENVDDARREELQQFAIELLLALYENEVVYTEALYADVGWAEEVKTFLHYNANKALMNLGYEALFPAELTAVNPAILSALSPNADENHDFFSGSGSSYVMGKAVETEDEDWNF; this comes from the coding sequence ATGCGACTAAATCAAATTCAAGCGATTAACTGGAACCGTATCCAGGACGAGAAAGATCTCGAAGTGTGGAACCGCCTGACCAGTAACTTCTGGCTGCCGGAAAAAGTGCCGTTGTCCAACGACCTGCCCGCCTGGCAGACACTGGATAAACAGCAGCAACAGCTGACCATCCGCGTGTTCACCGGACTGACGCTGCTCGATACCATTCAGAACGTGATTGGCGCACCGGGGCTGATGGAGGATGCGTTGACACCACATGAAGAAGCGGTACTGTCCAACGTCAGCTTTATGGAAGCGGTTCACGCCCGCTCCTATAGCTCGATTTTCTCCACCCTATGTAACACGGCAGATGTTGATGCCGCTTATCGCTGGAGTGAGGAGAATGAGGCGCTGCAAAATAAAGCGAAAATCGTGCTGGAGCATTATCGCGCAGATGACCCGCTGAAGAAGAAAATTGCCAGCGTGTTCCTCGAATCGTTCCTGTTCTATTCCGGCTTCTGGCTGCCGATGTATTGGTCAAGCCGTGGCAAGCTGACCAATACGGCGGATTTGATTCGTCTGATTATTCGCGATGAAGCGGTGCACGGTTATTACATCGGTTATAAGTACCAGAAAGCGCTGGAAAATGTCGATGATGCACGCCGTGAAGAGTTGCAGCAATTCGCCATCGAGCTGCTGCTGGCGCTGTACGAAAACGAGGTTGTTTATACCGAAGCGCTGTATGCCGATGTGGGTTGGGCGGAAGAAGTGAAAACCTTCCTGCACTACAACGCCAACAAAGCGCTGATGAACCTCGGTTACGAAGCGCTGTTTCCGGCGGAACTCACAGCAGTGAACCCGGCGATCCTTTCTGCCTTGTCGCCAAATGCCGATGAAAACCACGACTTTTTCTCCGGTTCCGGCTCCTCCTATGTAATGGGCAAAGCGGTCGAAACAGAAGACGAAGACTGGAACTTTTAA
- a CDS encoding redoxin NrdH, producing MRIIIYTKNNCVQCNATKNAMDRNGIDYQLINLDAQPEAIDNLKSLGYRQVPVVMTHDDHWSGFRPDKIASLRQLAAVGG from the coding sequence ATGCGCATTATTATTTACACCAAGAACAATTGTGTCCAGTGCAATGCAACAAAAAATGCCATGGACCGTAATGGCATCGATTACCAACTGATTAACCTCGATGCTCAGCCTGAAGCTATCGACAACCTCAAATCCCTTGGCTATCGCCAGGTGCCGGTGGTGATGACTCACGATGATCACTGGAGCGGCTTCCGTCCCGATAAAATCGCCAGCCTGCGCCAGCTCGCTGCTGTCGGGGGATAA
- the proX gene encoding glycine betaine/L-proline ABC transporter substrate-binding protein ProX: MRKTALFAAVLTTFAVTHVSAADLPGKGITVKPVQSTISEETFQTLLVSRALEKLGYTVDKPSEVDYNVGYTTIAEGDATFTAVNWQPLHDDMYKAAGGDQKFYREGTYVTGAAQGYLIDKKTADQYHITNFAQLKDPKLAKLFDTNGDGKADLTGCTPGWGCEAVINHQIDAYGLSKTVEHNQGNYSAMIADTITRFKQGKPILYYTWTPYWVSDVLKPGKDVVWLQVPFSSLPGEQKNVDTKLANGANYGFPVNTMHIVANKAWAEKNPAAAKLFAEMKLPITDINAENAAMHAGQSSEDDINRHVDGWIKGHQAEFDKWVQDALAAAK; this comes from the coding sequence ATGCGCAAGACAGCCCTATTCGCTGCCGTCCTGACGACATTCGCCGTGACGCATGTGTCCGCCGCCGACCTGCCGGGTAAAGGCATCACCGTTAAACCGGTGCAGAGCACCATCTCAGAAGAAACGTTTCAGACGCTGCTGGTGAGCCGCGCGCTGGAAAAACTGGGTTATACCGTCGATAAACCCAGCGAAGTGGACTACAACGTTGGCTACACCACCATTGCCGAAGGCGATGCCACCTTTACCGCCGTCAACTGGCAGCCGCTGCATGATGATATGTATAAAGCCGCCGGTGGCGACCAGAAGTTTTACCGCGAAGGGACTTATGTAACCGGTGCGGCACAGGGTTACCTGATCGACAAAAAAACAGCGGATCAGTACCACATCACCAACTTTGCCCAGTTGAAAGATCCTAAGCTGGCGAAGCTGTTTGATACTAACGGCGACGGCAAAGCTGACCTGACCGGTTGCACCCCAGGCTGGGGCTGCGAGGCCGTGATTAACCACCAGATTGACGCTTACGGTCTGAGCAAGACGGTGGAGCACAACCAGGGAAATTACTCGGCAATGATTGCCGACACCATCACTCGCTTTAAGCAGGGTAAGCCGATCCTGTACTACACCTGGACCCCCTACTGGGTGAGCGACGTGCTGAAGCCGGGTAAAGATGTGGTGTGGTTGCAGGTGCCGTTCTCATCGCTGCCGGGCGAGCAGAAAAATGTCGATACCAAGCTGGCGAACGGTGCCAACTACGGCTTCCCGGTGAATACCATGCATATTGTTGCCAACAAAGCCTGGGCTGAGAAAAACCCGGCGGCGGCGAAACTGTTTGCCGAGATGAAACTGCCAATCACCGACATCAATGCGGAAAATGCTGCCATGCATGCCGGTCAGTCTTCTGAAGACGATATCAACCGTCACGTTGATGGCTGGATCAAAGGTCATCAGGCCGAGTTTGATAAGTGGGTGCAGGACGCACTGGCTGCGGCGAAGTAA
- the emrA gene encoding multidrug efflux MFS transporter periplasmic adaptor subunit EmrA, translated as MSATAADQSPQQPANKKKKRKGALILLAIVFVIIGIAYLAYWFLVLRHFQETDDAYVSGNQVQVMAQVSGSVNKVWFDDTDFVKKGDVLVSLDKTDAEQAFEKAQTALATSVRQTHQLMINGKQDQATIKLQQTALEQAEADLKRREPLGAANLIGREELQHARDAVATAKAQLDVAVQQYNANQAMILNTSLENQPAVKQAAAELRDAWLALQRTEIRSPMDGYVSRRSVQVGSQISTSTPLLAVVPATNLWIDANFKETQLADVRIGQPATVVSDIYGDDVVYQGKVVGLDMGTGSAFSLLPAQNATGNWIKVVQRLPVRIELDAKEVAEHPLRIGLSTLVKVDTSNKDGATLASSVRSQAAYESDALAIDLTPVNQMITDIVRANAG; from the coding sequence ATGAGTGCGACAGCGGCAGATCAAAGCCCGCAACAGCCAGCAAATAAAAAGAAAAAGCGCAAAGGTGCGCTTATCCTGCTGGCTATCGTGTTTGTCATTATTGGTATTGCCTATCTGGCTTACTGGTTCCTGGTGCTGCGTCATTTCCAGGAAACCGACGATGCTTATGTCTCAGGTAATCAGGTGCAGGTGATGGCGCAGGTGTCTGGCAGCGTCAATAAAGTGTGGTTTGATGACACCGACTTCGTGAAGAAAGGTGACGTGCTGGTATCACTCGATAAAACCGATGCAGAACAGGCGTTTGAAAAAGCGCAGACTGCACTGGCTACCAGCGTACGTCAGACGCATCAGTTGATGATCAATGGCAAGCAGGATCAGGCCACTATCAAGTTGCAACAAACGGCGCTGGAGCAGGCCGAGGCAGACCTGAAGCGTCGTGAGCCGCTGGGTGCCGCCAACCTGATTGGCCGTGAGGAACTGCAACACGCGCGCGACGCCGTGGCTACCGCTAAAGCGCAACTCGACGTAGCAGTGCAGCAGTACAACGCGAATCAGGCGATGATCCTCAACACCTCACTGGAAAACCAGCCGGCGGTGAAACAGGCCGCCGCTGAACTGCGCGATGCCTGGCTGGCACTGCAACGTACCGAGATCCGCAGCCCGATGGATGGCTATGTCTCCCGTCGTAGCGTGCAAGTTGGCTCGCAAATTTCCACCAGCACGCCACTGCTGGCAGTGGTGCCTGCCACCAATTTGTGGATAGATGCGAACTTCAAAGAAACCCAACTGGCAGACGTGCGCATTGGCCAACCGGCGACGGTCGTCAGTGATATCTACGGTGATGATGTGGTGTATCAAGGCAAGGTGGTAGGTCTGGATATGGGCACCGGTAGCGCCTTCTCCCTGCTGCCGGCACAGAACGCCACCGGTAACTGGATCAAAGTGGTTCAGCGTCTGCCGGTACGTATCGAGCTGGATGCGAAAGAAGTGGCAGAACATCCGCTGCGTATCGGCCTGTCAACGCTGGTCAAAGTGGATACCTCCAATAAGGATGGCGCAACACTTGCCAGCAGCGTCCGTAGCCAGGCCGCTTATGAAAGCGATGCGCTGGCAATCGACCTGACGCCAGTAAACCAGATGATTACTGACATCGTTCGTGCCAACGCCGGCTGA